A genomic region of Lodderomyces elongisporus chromosome 5, complete sequence contains the following coding sequences:
- the GAT1 gene encoding Sodium- and chloride-dependent GABA transporter 1, with protein MDQLLRHESASKVSTPSYTTTSYPGSPATSFRNGSFSTNIGKSSYRGLDKHRQGLGRASPAKSESAAIKNTQFSTSVPTHTHEKFRFSFSGNGNNNYSNNININNNNNNNNNNNNDNYNNTKDHSSSVHLSHLLLNEEESIEGLWKLYNKAKDSLPYKTRMENLTWRMMFLNTSGGETSSTLDSDSDIRERQGHSSGHMQSWSLGPSGGNSVHSSLGSGGHATESRESCGSRGSFGLKRGDDNDTEPHLDNFKPQRGNRHTPVANTQLQSQFNLQSQSPSNRVNFHSNDASSDPGAEDFDYVAHIRKMGAADTHVRFNRKQDNSRARNNQQSNQRWSNSNNHNQNRSHQDESFSGGMTSITSYPKMRTAPFSPGLMGNKPSSNLSQQLHANRNHHHQQNQQQHHQQHHHQQQQQQNQSHMDFANSHFDSASSINGFHDQNLSNRHHNQVGSDIPSVHASFDLDPHSSAFEFSLDPLAYEGPNTNFQGTLNPHSYHDSLTSSFDNPFFDDMMNSSASHIPTASTSVPTIVPSVTHRSSTSLMEQGLFNQQSHSNMFDEFSAHPSLKSSGSVPVPMTNTGTTTPTNLIREESLVSLPEYNSIYQFSNSSQQFSDPIQQFAPNSNPLINRSQSQTPIGQMSKTLFNNDPLLSRNTSMDFTLPSQNEDSIDPLLKDKSPADSLKKRKSKNSKTTTTTSSLAAPTTTTTATATTTGGIGGLGGAATSRVSKKGVSPSESTSTGTGSGSGSAKHHNNNNKTNKNNDKDNSGDNSGVSCSNCHTKTTPLWRRNPQGQPLCNACGLFLKLHGTVRPLSLKTDVIKKRQRGGTNNGNGGASGDTKNGSDNTKNSNNYNNNNNNNNNNNNGNNNKNSIKNKKDMADGDDLNPTSIKREDKKSVSSASNSTASAGTVSTNSTTVGGGAVRKRRPSMRRNKSSQKLAESMLAKNIDSSLGISSESAPFVSSSLPNSTIWRARGENDVMSYAHPNDVPTDFNFHSSASSVSLSRQNAQFSNYSSIAKMELDSPSGNRMSYSSATQSVEGMGGMNGMGGMGGMGGVGGIGGMFVQQNGTNDDDSHSRMDITNDDGSLNDWDWLRANY; from the coding sequence ATGGACCAACTCCTACGTCATGAGCTGGCAAGTAAAGTCAGCACTCCAAGCTACACCACCACATCTTATCCTGGATCGCCTGCCACAAGTTTCCGCAACGGAAGCTTTCTGACCAATATTGGAAAATCATCATATCGAGGGCTTGACAAGCACAGACAAGGTCTAGGCAGAGCTTCGCCTGCAAAGTCTGAACTGGCTGCCATAAAAAACACTCAATTTTCCACCTCGGTGCCAACCCATACTCACGAGAAGTTTAGATTCAGTTTCTCTGGTAatggcaacaacaactatagcaataacatcaacatcaataacaataacaacaacaataataataacaacaatgacaattataataatacaAAGGACCACAGCTCGTCTGTTCATCTCTCACATTTACTATTAAACGAGGAAGAAAGTATTGAAGGGCTATGGAAATTATATAACAAAGCAAAGGACTCTTTGCCATACAAGACACGGATGGAGAACTTGACTTGGAGAATGATGTTTTTAAATACAAGTGGAGGTGAAACGAGTAGCACTCTAGATTCAGATTCAGATATAAGAGAGAGACAAGGTCATAGCCTGGGCCATATGCAAAGTTGGAGTTTGGGTCCAagtggtggtaatagtgTTCATTCGAGTTTGGGCTCGGGAGGGCATGCAACTGAAAGCCGTGAAAGCTGTGGAAGCCGTGGTAGCTTTGGCTTAAAACGTGGTGACGATAACGACACCGAGCCACACCTCGACAATTTTAAGCCACAGCGCGGTAATAGGCATACCCCCGTCGCAAATACGCAATTGCAGCTGCAATTTAAtttgcaactgcaactgccaCTGAATAGGGTTAATTTTCATAGCAATGACGCTTCCTCTGACCCGGGAGCTGAGGATTTCGATTATGTGGCTCACATTAGAAAAATGGGCGCTGCCGATACACATGTCAGATTTAACAGAAAACAAGATAATAGTAGAGCAAGAAACAATCAACAGTCTAATCAGAGGTGGTCCAACTCTAACAATCATAACCAAAACCGCAGCCACCAGGACGAATCTTTTAGCGGGGGAATGACCTCAATAACCAGCTATCCCAAAATGAGAACTGCTCCGTTTTCACCAGGATTGATGGGAAACAAGCCGCTGTCAAACCTATCTCAACAACTACATGCCAACCGCaaccatcatcaccaacaaaatcaacaacaacatcaccaacaacatcatcatcaacaacaacaacaacaaaatcagCTGCATATGGACTTTGCAAATTCGCATTTTGACTCAGCACTGTCCATAAACGGGTTTCATGACCAAAATTTGTCTAATAGGCACCACAATCAAGTTGGTAGTGATATACCATCTGTTCATGCCAGCTTCGATCTTGATCCACACTCTTCTGCATTTGAATTTTCATTAGACCCACTTGCATATGAAGGCCCCAACACAAATTTCCAGGGTACACTCAACCCACATTCATACCACGATAGTCTTACTTCCTCGTTTGACAATCCTTTCTTTGATGATATGATGAATTCATCTGCAAGTCATATTCCAACAGCATCAACTTCTGTACCTACAATTGTGCCATCAGTAACACATCGCTCATCAACTTCTTTAATGGAACAAGGTCTATTCAACCAACAAAGTCATTCAAATATGTTTGACGAATTCAGTGCCCATCCACTGTTGAAATCTTCAGGTTCTGTGCCGGTTCCCATGACAAATACTGGTACTACAACACCGACAAATTTGATACGCGAAGAGTCGTTGGTATCTTTACCAGAGTATAATCTGATTTACCAATTCTCCAACTCATCACAGCAATTTTCCGATCCGATTCAGCAATTTGCACCAAATAGCAATCCACTCATCAATCGATCGCAAAGTCAGACGCCTATTGGTCAAATGAGCAAAACACTATTCAACAATGACCCACTTTTAAGTCGAAACACAAGTATGGATTTCACGTTACCAAGTCAAAACGAAGATCTGATAGATCCATTGTTGAAAGACAAGTCGCCAGCTGACTCGCTCAAGAAGCGGAAGCTGAAAAATAgtaaaacaacaacaacaacatcttcATTAGCAGCacctacaacaacaacaacagcaaccgCGACGACGACAGGAGGAATAGGGGGATTGGGAGGCGCGGCAACAAGTAGGGTTTCGAAAAAGGGTGTTAGTCCTTCAGAATCTACAAGCACGGGAACCGGATCTGGATCTGGCTCAGCAAAACaccacaacaataataacaaaaccaacaaaaacaatgacAAAGACAATTCTGGAGATAATTCGGGTGTTTCGTGCTCAAATTGCCATACTAAAACTACACCGTTATGGAGACGTAATCCTCAAGGACAGCCATTATGTAATGCATGCGGACTATTCCTTAAACTCCATGGAACTGTTAGAcctttgagtttgaaaacAGATGTGATTAAAAAGAGACAACGTGGTGGCACTAATAATGGCAATGGTGGTGCCAGTGGGGATACCAAAAACGGATCAGACAATACCAAGAACAGTaacaattacaacaacaacaacaacaataataacaataataataatggtaataacaataaaaacagcatcaagaacaaaaaggatATGGCAGACGGTGATGATCTTAACCCTACTTCGATCAAGCGGGAGGATAAAAAAAGTGTTAGCAGTGCATCAAATAGTACTGCTTCTGCAGGTACCGTTTCTACTAATTCCACTAccgttggtggtggtgcagTAAGGAAGAGACGACCAAGCATGAGGAGAAATAAGCTGAGTCAAAAATTAGCAGAGAGTATGCTTGCAAAGAATATAGACTCTAGTCTAGGTATAAGCTCAGAGTCAGCACCGTTTGTGTCTTCGTCATTACCCAACAGCACCATTTGGAGAGCGCGTGGAGAAAACGACGTAATGTCTTACGCCCATCCTAATGATGTACCTACAGACTTTAACTTTCATTCGTCGGCATCATCGGTCTCCTTATCTCGTCAAAACGCACAATTTTCGAATTACTCTTCAATAGCAAAAATGGAATTGGATTCTCCGTCGGGTAATAGAATGAGCTATTCACTGGCAACGCAAAGTGTTGAAGGTATGGGTGGCATGAATGGCATGGGCGGAATGGGCGGAATGGGCGGAGTTGGAGGAATTGGAGGAATGTTTGTTCAACAAAATGGCACTAATGACGATGACTCTCATTCGCGCATGGATATTActaatgatgatggtaGCTTAAACGATTGGGACTGGCTACGCGCCAACTACTAA